From a region of the Paraburkholderia hospita genome:
- a CDS encoding IS66 family transposase: MVRVGLATQPVINLMRDAARCRTGLLRRDNLPGSEGRRPSAADEELPWAQMTDSDTPVRVFTYTPGRGGKLADKLFAGIREGAVLMTDGYAPYDGIAQRHHLIHLACWTHARRGFVPAEDNVPKAARTPELLATRFIKLIGRLFAAEARSQTWKAERRQRLRRRYSARVLDVLHRLMLQHQPNVVPGSLLGKALNYLRGQWTKLVRYIENGNWPISNNPCHAASGMNPVMPTNRGVGITPVKTPSGHSAWAAVAGCS, translated from the coding sequence ATGGTCCGCGTTGGCCTCGCGACGCAGCCCGTGATCAACCTGATGCGCGATGCGGCTCGATGCCGAACTGGTCTACTGCGACGAGACAACCTTCCAGGTTCTGAAGGAAGAAGGCCGTCTGCCGCAGACGAAGAGCTACCTTGGGCGCAGATGACCGACTCGGATACGCCCGTGCGCGTGTTCACCTATACGCCTGGTCGCGGCGGCAAGCTGGCCGACAAGCTGTTCGCCGGCATTCGCGAAGGCGCCGTACTGATGACCGACGGCTACGCCCCTTACGACGGCATCGCGCAACGCCATCACCTCATCCATCTCGCATGCTGGACACATGCGAGGAGGGGCTTTGTACCGGCGGAGGACAACGTCCCGAAGGCCGCGCGTACGCCCGAGCTGCTGGCTACGCGTTTCATCAAACTCATCGGCAGGCTGTTCGCCGCCGAGGCGCGCAGCCAGACATGGAAAGCCGAACGACGACAGCGGCTGCGACGACGATACAGTGCGCGCGTGCTCGACGTCCTCCACCGGCTGATGCTGCAGCATCAGCCCAATGTCGTACCTGGCAGCTTGCTGGGCAAGGCGTTGAACTACCTGCGGGGGCAATGGACAAAGCTGGTCCGCTACATCGAGAACGGCAACTGGCCAATCTCGAACAACCCCTGTCATGCCGCTAGCGGCATGAACCCAGTTATGCCGACTAATCGGGGAGTCGGCATAACCCCTGTGAAAACGCCATCAGGCCATTCTGCCTGGGCCGCCGTGGCTGGTTGTTCGTAA
- a CDS encoding pectate lyase family protein: MRHIKYFLFSLLSLAFVSTGHAASNPATVTVNGVTWTKCADEHGTCTFSGTQSVLYGAWPPSSPSAMYAVNGTYSGSVPCDNSAMADPAVGYVKACYVKSTTATVAAAASTRYTPPALVNPVSPITYGAKCNGITDDTAAFQKAVNAGDVLVPAGTCVINGTVNVRASNRHIQCQGTILKRNTGYNYNMFLIGNGTNAYTNDSIVECNFVGANTVAPQYYDNDTRHWDIPVETKGPVSNFFLAGNSFKQFFGQSMFQTYGSPNGGSGDQIIYNTFSSCGYYGPVLVAHTNGYIGHNTVTDCAVGIENDNTSQATGHNVIEYNTINAVYGYGAPLMSSSVMLTGGVAGNADYSTNIVRNNTVSGKSNAQGFKGANIPSRTIIGKNWGIKAAQYSNNTCTLGCSVTP, translated from the coding sequence ATGAGACACATTAAGTACTTCTTATTTTCTCTTCTCTCGCTTGCATTTGTTTCAACCGGCCATGCAGCGAGCAATCCGGCTACCGTTACCGTCAACGGCGTGACGTGGACAAAGTGTGCGGACGAGCATGGCACCTGCACTTTCTCCGGCACGCAAAGCGTGCTCTATGGTGCATGGCCTCCGAGTTCTCCTTCGGCAATGTATGCAGTGAACGGCACCTATAGCGGCAGCGTGCCATGTGACAATAGCGCGATGGCCGATCCTGCGGTCGGTTATGTGAAAGCGTGCTATGTCAAGTCAACCACCGCCACGGTTGCAGCGGCTGCGTCTACCAGATACACGCCACCCGCACTGGTCAATCCGGTTAGCCCGATTACTTACGGGGCCAAGTGCAATGGCATAACGGATGACACGGCTGCGTTCCAGAAGGCGGTCAATGCGGGCGACGTGTTGGTTCCTGCCGGCACGTGTGTGATCAACGGCACGGTCAATGTGCGAGCAAGCAACCGTCACATTCAGTGCCAGGGGACCATCCTCAAGCGGAACACGGGCTACAACTACAATATGTTCCTGATCGGCAACGGTACGAATGCCTATACGAATGACAGTATCGTCGAGTGCAACTTCGTGGGCGCAAATACTGTGGCTCCGCAGTACTACGACAACGACACGCGGCATTGGGATATTCCGGTTGAAACGAAGGGTCCTGTCAGCAACTTCTTCCTGGCAGGCAACAGCTTCAAGCAGTTCTTCGGCCAGTCAATGTTCCAGACCTACGGCTCGCCCAATGGCGGTAGCGGCGACCAGATCATCTACAACACGTTTTCAAGCTGCGGCTACTATGGTCCGGTGCTGGTTGCTCACACCAATGGCTACATCGGACACAACACGGTGACCGACTGCGCAGTAGGCATCGAGAACGACAACACCAGCCAGGCGACCGGCCACAACGTAATCGAGTACAACACGATCAACGCTGTATATGGCTATGGCGCACCCCTCATGTCGTCGTCGGTGATGCTGACGGGAGGTGTTGCAGGGAACGCTGACTACTCCACTAATATCGTGCGTAACAACACGGTGTCGGGCAAGAGCAACGCACAGGGTTTCAAAGGCGCTAACATTCCTAGCCGTACCATCATCGGTAAGAACTGGGGCATAAAAGCGGCGCAGTACTCGAACAACACCTGCACGTTGGGATGCTCGGTTACGCCATAA
- the tnpB gene encoding IS66 family insertion sequence element accessory protein TnpB (TnpB, as the term is used for proteins encoded by IS66 family insertion elements, is considered an accessory protein, since TnpC, encoded by a neighboring gene, is a DDE family transposase.), whose protein sequence is MIRIDAIWLATEPIDMRAGIDTILAQVVKVFGAARPHHAYLFANKHSTRMKVLVYDGFGIWLAVRRLNKGRFIWTNGDQAIATALNPEQLRALVTGLPWQTLTHDHAITVV, encoded by the coding sequence ATGATCCGCATCGACGCGATCTGGCTGGCGACGGAGCCCATCGATATGCGCGCCGGTATCGATACAATCCTGGCGCAAGTAGTCAAGGTGTTCGGCGCGGCACGTCCGCATCACGCGTACCTGTTTGCCAATAAGCACTCGACGCGCATGAAGGTGCTCGTGTACGACGGGTTCGGTATCTGGCTGGCCGTGCGTCGGCTGAACAAGGGGCGATTCATCTGGACGAACGGTGACCAGGCGATCGCCACCGCGCTGAATCCCGAGCAGTTGCGAGCGCTGGTGACGGGGCTACCCTGGCAGACGCTCACGCACGATCACGCGATCACCGTCGTGTAA
- a CDS encoding IS66 family transposase has translation MVSDFYGGYDTFACRQQKCLVHLRDINEDLWKNPFNQEYEKFLAKGSNLFVPVFDDVYKYGLKKRHLESTRKPLIVFEKTINVNSTCELIEKYRKRFARYRESLFTFLEGDGIPWNNNMTERAIRHLAI, from the coding sequence TTGGTTTCCGATTTCTATGGCGGCTACGATACCTTTGCCTGCCGACAGCAAAAATGCCTAGTGCATCTAAGAGACATCAATGAAGATCTTTGGAAAAATCCGTTCAACCAGGAGTATGAAAAGTTTCTTGCTAAAGGGAGCAATTTGTTTGTACCAGTATTTGATGATGTATATAAATATGGTTTGAAGAAACGTCACTTGGAAAGCACGCGAAAGCCGTTGATCGTTTTCGAAAAAACGATCAATGTTAATTCGACGTGTGAACTCATAGAGAAGTATCGCAAGAGGTTCGCACGATATCGGGAATCGCTGTTCACTTTCCTTGAAGGCGATGGAATTCCATGGAACAACAACATGACTGAACGGGCCATACGTCATCTTGCGATCTAA
- a CDS encoding transposase, with the protein MAEKNSELKVVRQSRDGRRQYDEKGKRALIEAALCSGVSVARLAQEHGVNANLLRKWITKYLLEREKNSKPPAMSP; encoded by the coding sequence ATGGCCGAAAAAAACTCAGAGTTGAAAGTGGTGCGTCAGAGCCGCGACGGACGGCGGCAGTACGACGAGAAAGGCAAGCGCGCACTCATCGAGGCGGCGCTGTGCTCAGGCGTGTCGGTTGCCCGCCTGGCGCAGGAGCATGGAGTGAACGCCAACCTGCTGCGCAAGTGGATCACGAAATATCTGCTTGAGCGTGAAAAAAACAGTAAGCCCCCGGCAATGTCACCTTGA
- a CDS encoding helix-turn-helix domain-containing protein, whose amino-acid sequence MKCRVKLVKAEEITLQEMAINHRFKNTRRRATGILMLARGDKPKVVCEALGVSDQAVYNWAHAWRIGGVCALMGGHNGGRPRALSDDVVAIALEIARAEPLTLVQIARRVEQAQAQALPCKIETLGEALKRAGFTFKRNRFSLKKSAMNGSSR is encoded by the coding sequence ATGAAATGCCGTGTGAAGCTTGTGAAGGCTGAGGAGATCACATTGCAGGAGATGGCGATCAATCACCGGTTCAAGAACACACGCAGACGCGCCACTGGTATTTTGATGCTCGCTCGTGGGGATAAGCCAAAGGTCGTCTGTGAAGCCCTCGGTGTGAGCGACCAGGCTGTCTACAACTGGGCTCACGCGTGGCGTATTGGAGGCGTTTGCGCGCTCATGGGCGGTCACAACGGTGGTCGGCCGCGTGCACTTTCCGATGACGTGGTCGCTATCGCGCTGGAGATTGCGCGGGCAGAGCCACTTACCCTGGTCCAGATAGCTCGACGCGTTGAGCAGGCACAGGCCCAGGCGCTGCCCTGCAAGATAGAAACGCTGGGTGAAGCCCTCAAGCGTGCGGGCTTCACTTTCAAGCGCAACCGCTTCTCGCTGAAAAAAAGCGCAATGAACGGGAGTTCGAGATGA
- a CDS encoding IS66 family transposase zinc-finger binding domain-containing protein gives MPINVTIDADELKALLAMREQHDALQRERDELRSTLRLVTAERDLAEERLRAYRRELFGAKSEARDSDQLGLFNEAEVLGANATPAQEDTPATKVTAHTRNKRGCRPLDPGLARDIHRHELPEAERFCANDGHALVEIGVEISEQLNVIPEQIRVIQHQRVKYACPCCDLGIRVTPAPPRIIARGPLSESALAWVATGKYQFGMPLYRQAGLLRWRYLIEHAGCEHGPRWPRDAARDQPDARCGSMPNWSTATRQPSRF, from the coding sequence ATGCCGATCAACGTCACCATCGATGCCGACGAACTGAAGGCGCTGCTCGCGATGCGCGAGCAGCATGACGCGCTTCAGCGTGAGCGTGACGAGTTGCGCAGCACGTTGCGCCTGGTGACGGCCGAGCGCGACCTTGCCGAGGAACGACTGCGCGCGTACCGGCGCGAACTGTTCGGTGCGAAGAGCGAGGCGCGCGATTCCGACCAGCTCGGCCTGTTCAACGAAGCCGAAGTGCTCGGGGCAAACGCGACACCCGCGCAGGAAGACACGCCCGCAACGAAGGTCACCGCGCACACGCGCAACAAACGTGGCTGCAGGCCGCTCGATCCCGGCCTTGCGCGCGACATCCACCGTCACGAACTGCCTGAGGCCGAACGGTTCTGCGCCAACGACGGCCATGCGCTTGTCGAGATCGGCGTGGAGATCAGCGAGCAACTGAACGTGATTCCGGAGCAGATTCGGGTCATCCAGCATCAGCGCGTCAAGTATGCGTGCCCGTGCTGTGACCTGGGCATCAGGGTCACGCCGGCGCCGCCTCGCATCATCGCGCGAGGGCCGCTGAGCGAATCGGCACTCGCGTGGGTTGCCACCGGCAAGTACCAGTTCGGCATGCCGCTGTACCGGCAGGCAGGTCTGCTTCGGTGGCGATATCTCATCGAACACGCTGGTTGCGAACATGGTCCGCGTTGGCCTCGCGACGCAGCCCGTGATCAACCTGATGCGCGATGCGGCTCGATGCCGAACTGGTCTACTGCGACGAGACAACCTTCCAGGTTCTGA
- a CDS encoding IS5 family transposase, producing the protein MGPKTPVKEGDFFRQPLREQINLKHPLVRLADLINWDRLGVAMSESFVSRKGRPATSPKLIAGLLYLQHGFDLSDEEVVWQWVENPYWQVFTGETYLQTEPPIDPSSLTRWRKRLGEAGVEELLAETIEAAKRAGVIKAASVKRVIVDTTVMEKAIAHPTDSRLLERCREHLVKAAARHSLKLRQNYNREAPHLERQIGRYAHAKQYKRMKKALRTLRSRVGRVMRDVERQVDSVSEGSRVALQELIGRTKRILSQKTKDKNKLYALHAPEVECLAKGKARTPYEFGVKVSITTTHKEGLVVGMRSMPGNPYDGHTLAEALEQAAILSDITPEIAVVDRGYKGVDIEGVKIYHPGLRRGITRGLRAMIRRRSAIEPAIGHMKTDGKLDRNWLKGTLGDAMHAVLCGAGHNLRMILRKLRLFCALVLVALFVSVDQTTAVV; encoded by the coding sequence ATGGGTCCGAAGACGCCTGTGAAAGAAGGAGATTTCTTCCGGCAGCCGCTGCGTGAACAGATCAATCTGAAACATCCGCTGGTACGGCTGGCCGACCTCATCAACTGGGATCGGCTGGGCGTCGCGATGAGCGAAAGCTTCGTGTCGCGCAAGGGGCGCCCGGCTACATCGCCCAAGCTGATCGCCGGTCTGCTGTATCTGCAGCACGGGTTTGACCTGTCCGACGAAGAGGTCGTCTGGCAATGGGTGGAAAACCCGTATTGGCAGGTTTTCACTGGCGAGACCTACCTGCAGACCGAACCGCCAATCGATCCATCGAGCCTGACGCGCTGGCGCAAGCGGCTGGGCGAAGCCGGCGTCGAAGAGTTGCTGGCCGAAACGATCGAGGCAGCAAAACGTGCTGGCGTGATCAAGGCTGCAAGCGTGAAGCGCGTGATTGTAGACACGACGGTCATGGAGAAGGCGATTGCCCATCCAACCGATTCCCGCTTGCTTGAGCGGTGTCGCGAACATCTGGTAAAGGCGGCTGCGCGGCATAGCCTGAAGCTGCGGCAGAACTACAACCGCGAGGCGCCGCACCTGGAGCGTCAGATTGGCCGCTACGCCCATGCGAAGCAGTACAAACGCATGAAGAAGGCGTTGCGTACGCTGCGCTCGCGTGTGGGTCGGGTGATGCGTGACGTGGAGCGGCAGGTCGATTCGGTATCCGAAGGAAGCCGTGTGGCCTTGCAGGAACTGATTGGGCGCACGAAGCGGATCCTGTCGCAAAAGACAAAAGACAAAAACAAGCTCTACGCACTGCATGCGCCAGAGGTGGAGTGTCTGGCCAAAGGCAAGGCGCGCACGCCGTATGAGTTTGGTGTGAAGGTGTCGATCACAACGACGCACAAGGAAGGCCTGGTCGTTGGCATGCGCTCGATGCCGGGCAACCCTTACGACGGCCACACCCTTGCAGAAGCGCTGGAGCAGGCGGCAATCCTGAGCGACATCACGCCGGAAATCGCCGTCGTCGACCGCGGCTACAAGGGCGTAGACATCGAAGGGGTGAAGATCTACCACCCGGGGCTGCGGCGAGGCATTACAAGGGGATTACGGGCGATGATCAGGCGGCGCAGTGCGATCGAGCCAGCGATCGGCCACATGAAGACGGATGGAAAGCTCGATCGGAACTGGCTTAAGGGTACGCTCGGCGACGCGATGCACGCGGTGCTGTGCGGCGCTGGCCACAACCTGCGCATGATCCTCAGGAAACTGCGGCTTTTTTGCGCCCTCGTTCTTGTGGCGCTGTTCGTTTCTGTCGATCAGACAACGGCCGTCGTCTGA
- the tnpA gene encoding IS66-like element accessory protein TnpA — protein MNRQDEEATIVSTYFLSGHVYAMNENEAILEVVQPTRRRRHSKEFKEKVIGAAMQPNVSIAAVALHYRLNANLLRRWVAAREEQDLAREARQSMSAPPAEFVPLQLEAPGAEPTSTEIQIEVRRGAATVTVRWPLCAAADCAAWLQGWLR, from the coding sequence TTGAACCGACAGGACGAGGAAGCGACGATCGTGTCCACCTATTTTTTAAGTGGACACGTGTACGCTATGAACGAGAATGAGGCGATTCTGGAAGTGGTGCAGCCAACGCGGCGGCGCCGCCACAGCAAGGAGTTCAAGGAGAAGGTGATCGGCGCGGCGATGCAGCCAAATGTGTCGATCGCCGCGGTGGCACTGCATTACCGGTTGAATGCGAACTTGTTGCGGCGATGGGTAGCCGCCCGGGAAGAGCAAGACCTCGCGCGCGAGGCGCGCCAGTCGATGAGCGCACCGCCGGCGGAGTTTGTCCCGCTGCAACTGGAAGCGCCAGGCGCGGAGCCCACTTCGACGGAGATCCAGATCGAGGTACGCCGCGGGGCGGCGACCGTGACGGTACGCTGGCCACTTTGCGCTGCAGCCGATTGCGCCGCCTGGTTGCAAGGGTGGCTGCGATGA
- a CDS encoding IS630 family transposase yields the protein MKQATLEKLQVAARDGQCRLFYFDEAGFCGSPPVQRSWSPRGLPHAIEPNHHCRRNVMGALNFAENSFVHAASSHTVKGPHVEGFLNDLICQGDGRPIVIVLDNASIHHGIDQVTLDRWFIEHKALLFYLPPYSPELNLIEIVWKHFKYHWRRFATWTKETIDAEQEILLNGYGSKFQVNFS from the coding sequence ATGAAACAGGCCACGCTTGAGAAGCTTCAGGTCGCCGCGCGCGATGGCCAGTGTCGCCTGTTCTATTTCGACGAGGCCGGCTTTTGCGGATCACCGCCTGTGCAGCGTAGCTGGTCACCACGTGGACTGCCCCATGCCATTGAGCCCAACCACCATTGTCGACGCAATGTGATGGGCGCACTGAACTTCGCTGAGAACAGTTTCGTCCATGCAGCAAGCAGCCATACCGTCAAAGGGCCTCACGTTGAGGGTTTTCTCAATGACCTGATCTGTCAGGGCGATGGTAGACCGATCGTGATCGTGCTCGACAACGCGAGCATTCATCACGGGATCGATCAGGTCACACTGGACCGCTGGTTCATCGAACACAAAGCACTCCTGTTTTATCTACCGCCGTATAGCCCCGAACTGAATCTCATCGAGATCGTATGGAAGCACTTCAAGTACCACTGGCGGCGATTCGCGACCTGGACGAAAGAAACCATCGATGCGGAGCAGGAAATTCTGCTCAACGGATATGGTTCGAAATTCCAAGTAAATTTTTCGTGA
- a CDS encoding IS110 family RNA-guided transposase codes for MNIATVGLDLAKSVLQLHAVDSHGQIVVRKQLRRADVLRYFATLQPCVIGMEACASSHYWGRELAKLGHTVRLIAPQFVRPYVKSNKTDAADAEAICEAITRPNMRFVPVKTQAQQTVLSLHRARAGLVKSRTALANQIRGLLGEFGIVLPQGIRLLGQRAMAALSIRDGEHSEPFRALIQMLVEHLRELGSKVAELEGRIRAIHRTDAPGQLLETIPGIGPLTASALAASIGNARAFRSGRELAAWLGLVPRQHSSGGTPHLLGISKRGDTALRTLLIHGARAVIRMAASKSEMADSWLMKLCRRRHKNIAAVALAAKNARTAWAMLIRNQAFQANHVPTRSSVTG; via the coding sequence ATGAACATAGCGACTGTTGGACTGGACCTGGCCAAGAGCGTGCTGCAGCTTCACGCAGTGGATTCGCATGGCCAAATCGTTGTACGCAAACAGCTCAGACGCGCGGACGTACTTCGGTATTTCGCCACGCTGCAACCGTGCGTAATCGGCATGGAAGCATGCGCCTCGTCGCACTACTGGGGCCGCGAGCTCGCAAAGCTCGGACACACCGTTCGACTGATCGCCCCGCAGTTCGTCCGGCCTTACGTAAAGAGTAACAAGACCGACGCGGCCGACGCCGAAGCGATTTGCGAGGCGATAACGCGACCGAACATGCGATTTGTACCGGTCAAGACGCAGGCGCAACAGACAGTGCTGTCGCTGCATCGCGCACGTGCCGGTCTGGTCAAGTCACGCACAGCACTGGCCAACCAGATCCGCGGGCTTCTCGGCGAGTTCGGTATCGTGCTGCCACAAGGTATCCGGCTGCTTGGCCAACGGGCCATGGCGGCTCTTTCCATCCGGGACGGTGAACATTCTGAGCCGTTCCGGGCGTTAATCCAGATGCTCGTCGAGCACTTGCGCGAACTTGGCAGCAAGGTGGCTGAGCTCGAAGGTCGTATCCGCGCAATCCATCGCACGGATGCGCCCGGTCAACTTCTCGAAACAATACCCGGGATCGGGCCGCTGACCGCTTCGGCCCTGGCAGCCTCGATCGGCAACGCCCGAGCTTTTCGCAGCGGCCGTGAACTTGCTGCATGGCTGGGCTTGGTGCCGCGTCAGCATTCCTCGGGCGGTACCCCACATCTGCTGGGCATCAGCAAGCGCGGTGATACGGCATTACGAACACTTCTGATTCACGGCGCCCGCGCGGTTATTCGTATGGCAGCCAGCAAGTCCGAGATGGCTGATTCCTGGCTGATGAAACTGTGTCGGCGCCGGCACAAAAATATCGCTGCTGTGGCGCTCGCGGCAAAGAATGCACGGACGGCGTGGGCCATGCTGATACGAAATCAGGCCTTTCAGGCAAACCATGTGCCTACGCGATCCAGCGTGACGGGTTGA
- a CDS encoding phosphomannomutase/phosphoglucomutase, whose translation MISQSIFKAYDIRGVIGKTLDAETARSIGRAFGSEVRAQGGEAVVVARDGRLSGPELIQALSDGLRAAGVDVVNVGMVPTPVGYFAASVPLKLDGGERRVDSCIVVTGSHNPPDYNGFKMVLRGAAIYGEQIQGLYKRITENRFESGSGTYQEYDIADAYLERITSDIKLARPLKLVVDTGNGVAGGLAPRLFKALGCELVELFTEIDGNFPNHHPDPAHPENLQDVIRALKETDAEIGFAFDGDGDRLGVVTKDGQIIYPDRQLMLFAEEVLSRNKGAQIIYDVKCTRNLATWIKEKGGEPLMWKTGHSLVKAKLRETGAPLAGEMSGHVFFKDRWYGFDDGLYTGARLLEILARVQDPSKLLNDLPNSHSTPELQLKLQEGENFELIARLQKSATFPDADQVVTIDGLRVEYPDGFGLARSSNTTPVVVMRFEADNDAALKRIQEDFRRVILAEKADAKLPF comes from the coding sequence ATGATCTCGCAATCCATATTCAAGGCATATGACATCCGCGGAGTGATCGGCAAGACGCTCGACGCCGAAACCGCGCGTTCGATCGGTCGCGCATTCGGCAGCGAAGTGCGCGCACAGGGCGGCGAGGCCGTCGTCGTCGCGCGCGACGGCCGGCTCTCCGGTCCCGAACTGATCCAGGCGCTGTCGGACGGCCTGCGCGCGGCGGGTGTCGACGTGGTCAACGTCGGCATGGTGCCGACGCCCGTCGGTTATTTTGCGGCCAGCGTGCCGCTCAAGCTCGACGGCGGCGAGCGCCGCGTTGATTCATGCATCGTCGTCACGGGCAGCCACAATCCGCCCGACTACAACGGCTTCAAGATGGTGCTGCGCGGCGCGGCCATCTACGGCGAGCAGATTCAGGGGCTGTACAAGCGCATCACCGAAAACCGCTTCGAAAGCGGCAGCGGCACTTATCAGGAGTACGACATCGCCGATGCGTACCTTGAGCGCATCACGAGCGACATCAAGCTCGCGCGGCCGCTGAAGCTGGTCGTCGATACGGGCAACGGCGTCGCGGGCGGTCTCGCACCGCGCCTGTTCAAGGCGCTCGGCTGCGAGCTGGTCGAGTTGTTCACGGAGATCGACGGCAACTTCCCGAATCACCACCCGGACCCGGCGCACCCGGAAAACCTTCAGGACGTGATCCGCGCGTTGAAGGAAACGGACGCCGAGATCGGCTTCGCATTCGACGGCGACGGCGATCGCCTGGGCGTCGTGACGAAGGACGGCCAGATCATTTATCCGGACCGCCAGCTGATGCTGTTCGCCGAAGAAGTGCTGTCGCGCAACAAGGGTGCGCAGATCATCTACGACGTGAAGTGCACGCGCAATCTGGCGACGTGGATCAAGGAGAAGGGCGGCGAGCCGCTGATGTGGAAGACGGGCCACTCGCTCGTGAAGGCGAAGCTGCGGGAAACAGGCGCCCCGCTTGCGGGCGAAATGAGCGGCCATGTGTTCTTTAAGGACCGCTGGTATGGGTTCGATGACGGCCTGTACACAGGGGCGCGGTTGCTGGAAATTCTTGCGCGCGTGCAGGATCCGAGCAAGCTGCTCAATGACCTGCCGAATTCGCATTCCACGCCGGAACTGCAGCTGAAGCTTCAGGAAGGCGAGAATTTTGAACTGATCGCGCGTTTGCAGAAGAGTGCGACGTTTCCTGACGCCGATCAGGTTGTGACTATTGACGGCTTGCGCGTCGAGTATCCGGATGGGTTCGGGCTCGCGCGGTCTTCTAATACGACGCCCGTCGTTGTCATGCGGTTTGAGGCCGACAATGATGCGGCTTTGAAGCGGATTCAGGAAGATTTTCGGCGCGTGATTCTGGCTGAGAAGGCTGACGCTAAGTTGCCGTTCTGA
- a CDS encoding integrase domain-containing protein codes for MGRRSKGVNHAAQMSREAGGSKDSQKHRRLHWSEFSRFAARIGHTLEAVNEAEDWMLEFFVWFLVAGAMKPGTLANYRASLSVIQDTAGQDMSHSTRSRALQLERRDRHGKHRARTPQEFSELLAAAQKLDDGVVHVIRLMRWLGLRMREALMCGKSLETWRELILQGNRRLPIERGAKNGRPRRTEVLEDHVEETLDAINAALAFCRSRDFELITGCNDDLKSAKARLKSRFDQLPMRKELGSHSLRFTYAVDFGNAALDRGMPPVEVLTQLSDRLGHGPSRVKMILEVYCWQIRHRFPEKMQLPSDFVPLEKTTKRNRSMPAMASAGDRAQLGNGAEHRRRRSARGRRAQTNHARFQRERNFQ; via the coding sequence ATGGGTCGAAGATCAAAAGGCGTGAACCATGCCGCACAGATGAGCCGCGAAGCCGGCGGAAGCAAAGATTCGCAGAAACACCGTCGCTTGCACTGGAGCGAGTTTTCGCGTTTCGCGGCCCGGATTGGTCACACGCTGGAAGCAGTCAACGAAGCGGAAGACTGGATGCTCGAGTTTTTTGTCTGGTTCCTGGTTGCGGGGGCGATGAAGCCTGGCACGCTCGCAAACTATCGGGCGTCGCTCTCCGTGATACAGGATACGGCCGGACAGGATATGTCCCACTCAACCCGCAGCCGGGCTCTCCAGCTTGAGCGACGGGATCGGCATGGCAAGCACCGTGCTCGCACGCCGCAGGAGTTCAGCGAACTGCTCGCCGCGGCACAAAAGCTCGATGACGGTGTCGTGCACGTGATTCGCCTGATGCGTTGGCTGGGACTTCGCATGCGCGAAGCACTCATGTGCGGCAAGTCGCTGGAAACCTGGCGAGAACTGATCCTGCAGGGAAATCGACGTCTGCCCATCGAACGCGGCGCCAAGAACGGGCGTCCGCGTCGTACCGAGGTGCTTGAGGATCACGTCGAGGAAACGCTCGACGCGATCAACGCAGCGCTGGCGTTCTGCCGCAGTCGCGACTTTGAACTTATCACCGGCTGCAACGATGACCTCAAAAGTGCAAAGGCCCGCCTGAAGTCCCGCTTTGACCAATTGCCGATGCGCAAAGAGCTCGGAAGTCACAGCCTGAGATTTACCTATGCAGTCGATTTTGGCAATGCCGCACTCGATCGGGGGATGCCACCCGTTGAGGTACTGACCCAGCTATCGGACCGCCTTGGGCACGGTCCGTCACGCGTGAAGATGATTCTCGAAGTTTACTGCTGGCAGATCCGGCACCGGTTTCCCGAAAAGATGCAGTTACCCAGCGACTTCGTACCATTGGAGAAAACGACCAAAAGAAACCGCTCAATGCCTGCAATGGCCAGCGCGGGCGACCGGGCGCAGCTAGGCAATGGTGCCGAACATAGGCGTCGACGGTCGGCGCGCGGACGCCGCGCCCAGACGAATCACGCGAGGTTTCAGCGTGAACGCAATTTTCAATAA
- a CDS encoding ATP-binding protein: MGMGLSICRAIIEANGGRLWARADVLSGAIFEFTTPVHSAVSS, translated from the coding sequence TTGGGGATGGGTCTATCGATCTGCCGTGCAATCATCGAAGCAAATGGCGGTCGATTGTGGGCCCGCGCAGATGTACTCAGCGGCGCTATCTTTGAGTTCACGACACCCGTCCATTCGGCTGTTTCGTCGTAA